In Sus scrofa isolate TJ Tabasco breed Duroc chromosome 12, Sscrofa11.1, whole genome shotgun sequence, the DNA window ataaGGTAAAACTCTTACATTAACGTGACTTTCTCCTGCAGGCGTTTTAGCAGAATATAAAACACTTTGTAGAACTAAAATCAAGGTTAACTTGCaagattttatttctcctctttggataataaactttgttttccacCATTCTCATTCTGTGAAACAATTAACTACCTTTATAAGGTCCTCTAAGGCAGTAACTAATAACctcctatggagttcccattgtggctccgcggaaacaaatctgaccagtaaccatgaggacacatatttgatgcctagccttcctcagtgggttaaggatccggtgttgccctgagctgcggtgtaggtccaaaatgcagctcagatctggtgttgcgtggctgccacgtaggccagtggcgacggctccaattcaacaactagcctgggaatctctatgtgcCCTGGGTGCCaccctgaaacaaaacaaaacaaaacaaatcacctTCTATTTCTggttatttggggggggggagggggcgttggagagagaaggagatgaaCTCTAACTTCATATAAATTAAACCTGCAGCAGCAACTCAACCAAGGCAATTGCATACGATGTAAAAGTACGTTGCAAATCCTAAGGTTAATTACATTCCTTCTGGTATACAAACAACGAAAACTATCTTCTCTGTCAAGCCTCCCCAGTTCACGCTAGTTAGAATTCATCTGATTCGTACCCAATATTCATATCGCTAAGGTAACACAGTCGACTGTGTACGAGCGTAGGAACCAGTTTGAACTAGCGTACCAAGTGCTTACAGTTATGCTTGAAAGAACCTAATCTAGAAGACTCGTCCCAACTTGTGAGTAACAAAAGATCTCTTCTCAtcctaatcatttttttttctttaaatagcaaTTGGCGACCATAAAGCTAAGGCTTCTATCTCCAATTATGTCGCTTCAAATCCTCCCCTAAGGCAGCAGAAAACGGTGAACCACCACCCTCGCCACGAGTACAGCGAGAGCCTTCCATCTTCACATTCCCTTGCGTCCCTCGACTCCTAAACTCGATCGCCCCAGGTAACAAACGCCTCTGTGGGCTGAGTTCTGGCTCCAGCCGCCAAACGTTGGTGCGGCGCCCTCAACACCCTGCTAAAAAGACTCTGCAGAGAGAGATCGGAACCGTAACTTTCCCATGAGgcggcaaaacaaaaacaactaggAAAAGTAAAACCAACCAGCGGAGAACGGCTCTGCAAGCAAAACCCCTAGCGCCTTCTTTACTTTCAGCAGGAGGCGGAAGCGGAAGTCCCAGTGAGGCCATAGAGATCTCTAGTTCCGGTCTCGCGGTCGCATTCCGGGCTAGAGCGCCTCGCCTCGCCTCCGCCAGCCTTCTCCAAGCCCCGTGGTCTATTTCCGGTTGCGGCTTCTGTCATAAAGCGGAGACCTGCTTTCAAACGCTGTGTCGCGGGTCTCTGGCGCTTCGCAGGAGTCAGCGCGCTAGGACGGGAACAGGCGGGGGGGCTGCACTGCTCACAACTGAGCCTGACCGAGCGGACCCTCAGAGCCGCCTGGCTTTTGGAGCCTTTAAGATTGAAGTCTATGATTGACAGCTTCCAGGACTGCGGCTCGAGAGTTCAGCGCTCCTTCGCCCGTACCTGTCCCCCTCTGTCACACGCTCTACCCTGTGAGGTGCAGCATTAATCAAGTCACCCCCTCCCACTCGCCACTGCCACCCGCGTCTGCGTCAACTTGGTTCTTAACCTCCTTCACCCAAGaacccctcccctctgcctccggAAAAGGTCTTTTTTTGCCTAGTTCTTGTAAAATTAAGGGGGTATCCTGCAGAAAGTTATCTTCAAAACTGACACCATCTGATACTCCCCAAAAGTTCATGCTTGCTAGGGAGTTTGTGTGCAAAGCAAAACCCAGTGCACACAGGAAACTATGGCTGAACATGGGGCTCACATCACAACTGCTTCTGTAGTGGATGACCAGCCATCCATCTTTGAAGTGGTAGCCCAGGAAAGTTTAATGACAGCAGTGAGACCTGCTCTTCAGCATGTGGTCAAGGTAAGGATTTAATTCCCTGAAACGTTTTAGAGATGTCTGGGTAAAAACTAAACCAACATTTTTGAATGTATTTGTTGGcctaagttttttttgttttgtctttttgccttttctagggctgattcccgtggcacatggaagttcccaggctaggggtctaatcagagctgtagccaccggcctagccacagccacagcaatgcaggattccgagcagcgtctgtgatcaacaccacagctcacggcaatgccggatccttaaccactgagcaaggccagggatcgaacctgcaacctcatggttcctagtcggattcgttaaccactgcgccagcacaggaactcctgttggccTAAGTTTTGAAATAACCAGTTTGCATATAATTCATATCCTATGATTTAACTGTTACTCGGGTCTCTGTTTTGTGTTGAGTGTTGTGTGTACTCAATACCCAGCACTTAAGGAAGCTTAAAATAgaatttagaggggaaaaaaaaggaattataaataCAAGGCATAGTATATGTGTAATTAAAtttcgtttatttattttgctttaggtTCTTGCAGAATCAAATCCTGCCCACTATGGCTTCTTTTGGAGATGGTTTGATGAAATTTTTACCGTGCTGGATCTTTTGCTCCAGCAGCATTATCTGTCTAAAACCAGTGCCTCGTTTTCTGAAAACTTTTATGGCTTAAAGAGGATTGTAATGGGAGACACACAGAAGCTTCAGAGATTGGCCAGTGCTGGTCTCCCAAAGAGGCAGCTCTGGAAGTCAATTATGTTCCTGGTTCTTCTTCCCTATCTGAAAGTGAAGCTGGAGAAGCTAGTTTCCAGCCTGAGAGAAGAGGATGAATATTCCATCCATCCCCCTTCTTCCCGCTGGAAGCAATTTTACAGAGCCTTCCTGGCAGCCTACCCATTTGTTAACATGGCCTGGGAAGGCTGGTTTCTAGTACAACAGCTTCAGTACATCCTAGGAAAGGCTCAGCATCACTCACCACTGCTGAGTCTGGCTGGAGTTCGCCTTGGGAGGCTTACAGTTCATGATATACAAGCTCTGGAGCACAAACCAGCTGAAGCCAGCATGATGCAGCAACCTGCTGGGAGGTAAGACCTTAACATTTCCCCCAAATCTTTGATTGATAAATTCTAAAAGCTTATCCAAATTTTATGAAACTCACCTCTCTCAGTCCACGTGGAGGTATTtcataaaatcagagaaaaaaattcttgtgtCCATAAAACAAGGACTGTCATCCCGGTAACCTTCCTCATACTGGCTACATGTTTGTCCACACTCGCTAAAGGAAACTGTGCTAGATGTGTATATATCTCAATCCTCATCACAACTCAATGAAATAAATGCATTAGGACCATTTAACACCTGAAGAAACTAAGTTCCAACAGTTAAGTACCTTGCCAAGGCCATACAACTAGAAGGAGCAGAGCTGAGAGTCAAGCCAGATCAATACAGTTCTAAAGACTGCTCTTAACCATGGTGCTATCCCGTTTCTAGTTAGTGTGTGTTCTCCTACAAGTTCACATATATTCCTGGAGAGTTCCCTGcatgctcagcagttaacgaaccctaacgactaggatccatgaggatatgggtttgatccctggttaaggatctggtgttgccgtgagctgcagtgtagattgcagaaacagctcagatcccctgttgctgtggctctggcgtaggcctgcagctgtagctccaattggacccctagcctgggaacttccatatgccttcggggggcggcccaaaaaagcaaaaaaatatatatatatttatattcctcAATActgctgaattattttttaagtgagttgtttctttttctggttaTTAGTATCTTCTGCCCCAAAAAAAGTGTCACTAATTTCAATGTCTAACTAATTTcttccataaaacaaaaaacaaacaaaaccctagtcattaaaaacaaagcttaggagtaccctggtggctcagtggattaaggatcggtgttgtcacagctgtggcttgcgTTACAGGTATGtccggggtttgatccctggcctgggattttgTACGCcgaggccaaaaaaacaaaaaacaaaaaaaaaaacaaaataaagcttaGCTCCCATACTAAAATactgtaagtcagaaagagggaACTGTTTCGAATAGATCCTTACAGAGATAATGCCAGTCCAGCAACTATTCAGTCCCGGAGCTGAATTAGTGATTCTGATGACAATTTAGTCATTCTGTGATTTTACctagttttttccttttgcctccttGTTCTAAACAGCATTGGTGAGAAGATAAAGTCTGCTCTGAAGAAAGCTGTGGGGGGTGTTGCCTTGTCCCTCTCTACTGGCCTTTCTGTGGGTGTGTTCTTCCTGCAGTTCCTTGAGTGGTGGTATTCATCTGAAAATCAAGAAACCATCAAGTCATTGACTGCCCTGCCTACCCCACCACCACCTGTACACCTAGACTACAATTCTGATTCTCCCCTGTTACCCAAAATGAAGACTGTGTGCCCACTATGTCGTAAAAACCGGGTGAACGACACTGTTCTCGCCACCTCTGGTTATGTGTTTTGTTATCGCTGTGTGTTTAATTACGTGAGGAGTCACCAGGCTTGTCCCATCACAGGTTATCCAACAGAAGTCCAACATCTAATTAAACTGTACTCCCCTGAGAACTGAAAGGGGTTAGCACCTTATCTCACAACAAAATGATTGTGCTGTTAAGGCCACAGGGCTGGTCTTCCACATGGTAAATAGCATTGTTTGATACTTCTCATTCTCAGTAATTCTATGAACTTTAAGTAATGACATGGATTTCTTTAAAAGGATATACTCGATCTTAATCTTTTAGCTTGCTCTCTAGACATCCCGAGAGTTGACCGAGCTGGCTGGAGTGAGAGAAACAAGATTGGCAGGGGATGTGACGGTCAGCATGGAGGAAGTAAATAAAAGGATACTTGGCACAGAAGCTTTGCCTGTCCCCTTCCTTAAAGAACAAGGGGTACAGAAGCTCTCAGGAAAACCTCCCCCAAAAAAGTGGGTGGTGAAGGGGAAGCAGgcctttttagaaaagaaagcatggggagttcccgtcgtggcgcagtggttaacaaatccgactaggaaccatgagggggcaggttcggtccctgcccttgctcagtgggttaacgatccggcgttgccgtgagctgtggtgtaggttgcagacgcggctcagatcctgcgttgctgtggctctggcataggctggcagctacagctccgattcgacccctagcctgggaacctccatatgccgcaggggcggccctagaaatggcaaaaaaggagttcccgttgtggcgcagtggttagcgaatccgactaggaaccatgaggttgcgggttcggtccctgcccttgctcagtgggttaacgatccggcgttgccgtgagctgtggtgtaggttgcagacgcggctcggatcccgcgttgctgtggctctggcgtaggccggtggctacagctccgattcaacccctagcctgggaacctccatatgccgcgggagcggcccaagaaatagcaacaacaacaacaaaaaaaaaaaaaaaaaaaaaaaaaaaaaaaaaaaaaaaaaaaaaaaaaaaaagaaaagaaatggcaaaaagaccaaaaaaaaaaaaaaaaaaaaaaaaaaaagaaaaagaaaagaaagcatttatcTGCACATGAGGAATAGGTTTTTATCAGTTTACAAACAGTGTGAATGCTGGACCTGCTCTTTACAGAAATACTTAGAAACAATACTTGGAATGTTTAGAAAAACAGCTCCTTCCATATTGCTGTGACCCATTTCTTAAATAACATTTCCTATAGTTGATCAACTTTTAAAGATCCCTTTGTGAACCTTACAtatctttcttggaaaaatggtTAAAGGAAAACAGGGCTTGAATTTATACAGAGAATAGTCTGAAGATTTCAATGTGAAAGCAAAGCTATTAATGAAGAGATGAAGTAAAATACTAATAACTATGTGTGAAGAAAGGATCTTTTAATAAGCTCTTTATGCTTGCTGTTAAGTGTTTGTTaggacttcctattgtggctcagtggtaatgaatccgaccaggatatgggtttgatccctggcctcactcagtgggttaaggatccggtgttgcttgagctgtggtgtaggtacagacaagactcgggtcccgagttgctatggctgtggcgtaggctttcagctgtagctccaactggacccctagcctgggaacttccatatgccacaagtatggcgctaaagagccaaaaaaaaaaaaaaaaaagtttgccaaacTGGCATGAATAATTCGGGCTGTTACTAATGTTTCTATGAAACACgagtaatttttaagaataaatgctTTTGGCAAAGAGCTGTTCCAGGTTGTCATGATTATATGGAAACTGAAAGATGAGCTGAGGTGTTAAATTTTTCATTCAGACCAGCTTTGACTTTTTGAGGtattaacattttgcttttttgctaATCCAATACTTGGAGAGAAATCCTCTACTGAAACTGCAAGAGTTCAGTCTTATATGAAATACCTGATTTCAGAAATACTACAGAAACACTTAAGTTGCCTGTGTAGAAAAATGCAAGCCACTACCCTTTTTGGCAGGTTGGTGAAAATACATgggcttaaaaataaatcagtactAGAAGAAGAAGGATGAAAATAATTTCATCCTGAAACAGGTGAGACAGGTGTTTTCCATTACAACTCTTTAGCAATTCAAAGCACATCCTCTGATAGCACCAAagtgataaaacaaaaattttaaatagaaatttatagcttttaaaatattaacactttTATGTACCATAAAACGAGTATAATGGGTATTTGCAAAAATCCTTATTAAGCCACAGGGTTTTATGAGAACAAATACCATagttaattaaacatttttaatatagtaataagTCAATACGTGAACTGAACCAGACTTAGGATTGAAGTAATGCAGTCTTCCATGAAGATATCAAAGCCATGTTTTTCACCTTAACCtacaaaggaaaacatgaaagtGTCAGTAATTCAAAAGCATATCAAAGAAACACTTACATGATAAAACCAGTATCCAAATATGCTAGAACATACCAATGTGGAAAAACCACAAGCAGAATCAGCTCAGAGAGAAGATTAAGGGGTCATTCCCTGGTCAAAGCCAACACAGAAGTTATGGCAATACCAGGTCAGACTATACTTCACTCATCATCGCATCATTGTCTCTCACCTCCTTGTATTACCTAAAAGCAGCTCAACACGCTATTTTCACATCCAAGAAAACTTAAGTTCactcatgaaattaaaaaaaaaaaaaaagtgtttctttttaggTAAGTTTCAACCATGGGCTT includes these proteins:
- the PEX12 gene encoding peroxisome assembly protein 12; translated protein: MAEHGAHITTASVVDDQPSIFEVVAQESLMTAVRPALQHVVKVLAESNPAHYGFFWRWFDEIFTVLDLLLQQHYLSKTSASFSENFYGLKRIVMGDTQKLQRLASAGLPKRQLWKSIMFLVLLPYLKVKLEKLVSSLREEDEYSIHPPSSRWKQFYRAFLAAYPFVNMAWEGWFLVQQLQYILGKAQHHSPLLSLAGVRLGRLTVHDIQALEHKPAEASMMQQPAGSIGEKIKSALKKAVGGVALSLSTGLSVGVFFLQFLEWWYSSENQETIKSLTALPTPPPPVHLDYNSDSPLLPKMKTVCPLCRKNRVNDTVLATSGYVFCYRCVFNYVRSHQACPITGYPTEVQHLIKLYSPEN